CACATCTGTGACGTGTGACGAGGCCCATCATCAATTCATCGTATTTTTCTCCCttttgtatatatgtatatttctcTCTGTGTGACTCTTATGATCTGTTGATTTTGGGTACTTTTTCGATGTTTCCTATGTAATTCTTCATGGTCCAAATTTGAGCTTGGTTTTCCTGTTCTGAGCTAATTATCAGCTATCCTTTTGCCATTTGTTTATCTTGTTTGCATTTGTGTGATGAATTAAGATCTTTGTCATATTaaagtgttttgtttttattttaattttttttgctcaTCATTTTGTGCTCATGGTGGTGAGGTTTAACCCTTCATGTCTCACCCTCTCTCATAATCCTCACCACACTACATATTTCTCTAAGCAAGTGACAGTTAGGAGCAGTTATGGGAAACACATGAAAAGTGGTGGCCTTGGAAGAAGGCCTCAGATAGTGTCTTCAGTTTTGGGGAACAGTAACACTGAAGGGGTGAGTGTGTTTGTGGTGTCTGACTTGCACACTGACTATGCTGAGAATTTGAAGTGGGTGGAGTGCTTGTCTAATGTGAAGCACAAGAATGATGTGCTTCTTGTGGCAGGTGATGTGGCTGAGACATGTTCCATGTTTGTTGTGACAATGTCTCTTTTGAAAGAGAGGTTTGAGCATGTCTTCTATGTTCCTGGAAACCATGACCTTTGGTGCCGTCGCGAGGGGCAAAATTATGTAAGGTCTTTGTGCTTTGATTGTGAGATTCAAGTTTGTGCACTGTGTGGAATGTTTGATTGACATGGCTATTTGTCAGAAATGAATACTATTCTGTGCCTCTACCTGACTAAGACTTTTAGGATgattggttgttgttgttgttgctaggCAAGGATGATTGGTTCTGGATGTTATCTGTGGCATGGCTAATTCTTAATTTGAATGTGGAACCCTTTATATCATGGTTCATGAGTGTGTTTATAGTTCGAGACACAATGGAGGCATGTGGCTTGCATCAGGAGAAAACTGTGGCTCAATTCCATTGGAACATGTTTGCCAACTAAATTACCTATGCCACCATTATTTGAAAATAGATGCTTTTAGCTTGACTTCGTTAAAGTTTATGCATTATGCATTCTAGCTTGTTTGTTAAATTTGGCTTTGGCCATGCTTTTGTCTGAAAAATGAGCTGTTGTCCCCTTGATTAATCAGTAAACCAGAACATCCCTGTGGTCTCCAGAACTGAACCTGAGTTATAGACTAGTAACTTTGTTTATCTGCACTGTGTCAGTAGATCATGGTTTCCATATGAGCTTCCcccaccaaaataaataaaaaataaagggttTGTTGCTCTATTTTGGGAAGTTATACTGTTAATTCTGTGAACTTTATTTCAGGTGTATTTTCACATATTTTACACTGCATCCTGATGtgccatttttttaacttgaaattACAGATGACTTGATGCATATGTCTTTTTAAGCACAATATTGGAAATGAGACTTACTGCTACCCTATTTCCACTAATTTTGATGCTGCGCTATCACCTAGAAGGATAGAAGTTATTGATGTTTCTACTTCTTGTTGAGTCCTTTCTATATTGCAATACTTTTATCCTGAAAAAGGTTTTACTGATTTTTCTCCAGGTTGATTCTCTTGAAAAGCTGAATAAATTGCTTGATGCGTGTGAGAGAATTGGAGTGGAGACAAATCCAACGGTTATAGATGAAATAGGAATCATTCCTTTGTTCTCTTGGTACCATGAGGTGATTACTTCTAAAGTGACAATTTTTAGCTCCTCAGTCTTTCATACCATGTATTGGTCTGGATCCAAAGTGTTACTTAagggaaatttatttaaatgctCAACCTGCTTCTTTGACAGAGCTTTGACAAAGAGAAGGACATAACAGGCTTTCGCATCCCGTCTTTGGAGATGGTGACTATTCTCTTTAACTCCTAGTAAGCCATTTAAAAAAGTTGATTGATGGTCTGATCTTGCACTTGATTTCCTATGGTGCTTGAATAAGGACTATCTGCCTATGAACTTTGAGCTAATTGCTGTGTTGTATAATaaacatgttaaattttgacaGTGATGATATTACGTTGCCCGATGTTGTGTGAAATACCATGCTTATGGTGGTTTGGTAATTACATTGTATCACTATGCCAAACTAGTTACCAGTGTTCTAAAATCTTAAGTTTGATACAAAATTGTTTGGTCCACATCCTATAATCTTCTTTAATGTGGTTGGTTCTTTGTTGTGAGTTTTTATCTGTACTGCTCTAGGGAGGGATGGTCATGTTAAGGGCATAAGGTTAAGTAGGCTAGCTAGTTGGTAGAGGCTAGAATTTTATAATCAAGTCCTGATAAAACTATATACTGAGTCTCTCTTGGGGTTGgcattatctatatttttttttggcaaatgcCAAGAGAAGTAGCAAGGAACCAAGGATAAccagaaaaaaattcaaatatgatgTAGACCGTGGTAAAGACATAAAATTTTGGTGGTACATAAGATAAGAAGCAGAGTAGCACAGCTTTTGATAGTGTATGTGGAAAGCCTGCCTAAATCAATTCACTGTTCAGATGCTATCAAAGCTTCTATGATTAAGTGGGCAGCAGTATGATTCTTGCTGCCGTCATTCttctttaaaaataagagtTAAATTTCAGAATATGTAAAATGGGTCTGTGCTTCGTTGACAATTCAACTACTTATTTTTGAGAGCTTGTCTTCCACAGTGGGGAAGTAGTTAGTTGAATTAAAAAGAAGAGATAATGTCTTGAGTCTTTTGGTGTTGGGGATGCCCTTCAATTTGGCATTTATGAAACGAATGAAACTAACAGTAAGTTAAAATTGTCACTCTAATATATGACTAATTTCTCCACttatataattagtaaaattaatttttacaattgcTTGTTCCTGCTTTTGATCAAGGTTATTATGTGCACAGATCATGGTAGTAACATTATTCTTTAATAgaattttagtatttatatatgtttattgCACAGATCATGGTAGTAACATTATTCTTTAATAgaattttagtatttatatatgtttattgCTCTGGGTTTATTCTAACTTTTCATGTAGTGTTCAATTAGATTGATATTGATGTAAATCTgtaccttctttttttcttaggCATGTAAAGATTTCTATGCGTGTAAGTGGCCCGAGGGACTTTCAAATGGAGATATGTCACTGGCTTTATATTTTGATGCCATGAATGATAAACAAATAGATGTGATAAAGGAGATTCAGATGGCATGCGATCACATCATTACCTTTTCACACTTTGTTCCCAGGTGGTTAATCTGACATTTAAATTGTATCTTTGTTGCTCTggttaaattatcaaattattattgtttgtaTGCATGTATTGTGTGCTGTTTGAATCGGCATGGTCTAACTATCTATGTAATCATGCTATGAGAAATGATGCAGTAGTCCTTTATACCTTTATTGTTCTTCCCTAAGGCCTAAACTTATGTAGGAATTAATTACAGTGCAGTGTTTAATTGTCAACCTGAAAaacttcaattaattaatgcccccttttttagttttttcattaCAGGACTTAGGTTTGCTGGAGAAACTGATTAATTGTTCATAGATTTAAAACACATGTTCTGATTACATGATAATGCTTGTTGTGCAGAATATTTTAGATGATTAACTTGAAATTTTTGCAGCAATTAATTATGTAGCTATTTGATTTTTGCTAGAGTGTAGCCATCTGCTCTCTTATCCTTTGGCACTGCATTATGTAAAGGGGTAGCTATTTAATTTTTGCTAGAGTGTAGCCATCTGCTCTCTTATCCTTTGGCACTGCATTATGTAAAGGAGAGCTCACTCCTAAACACCAAAATGATGAAGTTATGTAACCTATCAATTGTGTATTGAATATATTTAGTTTGACACTTTTTACCTAGTTATCGACCTATAAAAAGATGCAggtaacaacaataacaacaattagccttatcccactaggtggggtggGGTGGTTACATAGATTACATGACCCCGtagaatttgatatttttagagATATTATTTACTATGTGATCTCATTTAATAATTTCCCCCAAAATTCTTAATCTTTCATTACTCTTTTTCATGGGACTAAAAACCATGCGACCTACTCTCTTCAAGTAGTACCTCCAGTAGTCttcaaagagaaaggaaaaagaagatttgcaaaagatgtATCTATATTGTCAGTTCCAACTTCATTGAACTAATTGCATGCTTAGCCACTGTTGCTTGTTCTAACTTATTGGATTGCAAGTTTTGCTGTAAAAAGTACAGTGCACATATTTGGTTGTGTTACTCCAAAAGATGAATATATTGATTTGTTGTGGTTATGGCTGCACATTTCACAGGCAGGAACTTTGTCCAGAGAAGAGGATGTTGTTCTATCCCAAGCTTCCAAAAATAATTGGTTCAGACTCTCTTGAAGATCGAATAAGGTCTATTCATGGTGCTGAGGGAAGGAAGGATGCGTCGTCTTGTCATGTGTTTGGTCATACTCACTTCTGTTGGGATGCTGTTGTTGATGGTATCAGGTATTCTTCTATTATTAATAGTATCATACTATTATTTTGGTTAAAACAAACTGGtctcttatcttattttgtgaTTTAAGTTTAGTCTCTTAAACttaaaaagtttcattttgatctcaaaatatatattttatatttctattaaatCAAATTAGTTCTTCCATCAATTTATCAACTTAGTCAAAATTATAAGAGACATCACACTAAATGAGCATTTACATGTCATCTAAAATTAATActattggtaaaaaaataaaataaaaaactatcgGAAAGATGAATTTGatctaataaaaatgaaacttcTTAAATTACAGGATCAATCAAACTGAAATAAGACGAAGGACAAAAGTGTGTTTTAgtctattattttttgaagagctataagaattaataaaaattttcatttttcttcattaatGATCCACCACTTGCTCTATTGCTAAATGTTATTGGCACAATTGCAGGTATGTACAGGCACCCTTAGCTTACCCAAGGGAAAGGAAGAGAAGAATGAATGGAGGTGAAAATTGGCTACCGTTTTGCCTTTATGCTGACAACAAATTTGCTGATAGACTCAACCCTTGCTATTGGTCTGATTATTACTCTGCCAACCCCAGGACACCCCATAATACTAAACTTGCTCCTTGGGTAGCCAGATTTTATAAGCAAACAGAAACTGTGGATGTATAGTATTCACTATTGACTTTATTGAGCTGGTTTTATTTGTTGATAAGACATTCCTATATTGTGTTgtcttttttacattaaatcaataaataacatGAGTCATTTTGCAAGGTGAAAGTTGCACAAACACAAgcaaaaatctaaaatcttgaATGGTTGATCTTTTGCATCCTTTTATTAGGTTTTCCCCCTTAAATATTCCATTGGTTACTTTTAGCATATTGGTGTTTACATGCAAGTGACTTGAACCTGATGCGGCATCCCTATACAAAATAGGGTTTCACACATTTTATTCAATGTGTAGAAgacaaaatacaaaaactacACACTCAACTAGGTTTCGGCAGTTGTGAccccaaaacaagaaaataaaaatacacatgCAGGAGCATAGTGGCCACTCAAACAGAAGGGTGGttgcaaaaacaaaagaaaacacaagCATAGCATATATTTAGATATTCCAAAGCAACTCATAACACTCATTTTTTGATACACAAATGCAACTAGTATAAGAACCTAGTAATCTTCAGGAGCCAAAGGTTGGTGTTGATGAGGGGGCTCAGTTGGGATCACAACATATTCATACACCAGTGCTGCCAGTGCAGCCCCAATCAGTGGACCCACCCAGAAGATCCAGTGTTGGTGCCATCTCCAGCCCACTAAGGAAGGCCCAAAAGCTAGAGCAGGGTTCATGCAGGCTCCATCAAATGGCCCACCAACAAGGATGTTTGCCCCAACAATGAGTCCAATTGCCAAAGGTGCAATGTTGCTAACAGAACCCCTTTTGGGATCAATTGCAGTACCATACACAGTGTACATTAGCCCAAATGTCATGATTATCTCAAGTATAAGCATGTGTCCTACTCCAACACCTTGCCCCACGTGGAACCCTGATGGTCTCTACAACAAGCGACCCAAAACAACACAATCAGTTTtcattgaaatttcatttttttcttcaaatggaAAAAAGTGTCCTTGGAAGGATGGAAGAACACTGGTTaagtaaaatgataatttttttattagaaggcATAAAAATGCGACTTCAATTCTATTAAGCAAAGATTCCTTTTTATGTGAAGACATGTATCAATAATTGTGATAATTATTACGTATCGACAGTTCCTCAATTCATTCACaacaaaatctttaaaaaaatgtcttgtTTTTTAGAATGCATAAAAATAGGACTTTAATTCTTGAATAATCAATATTACTCCTACTTTTATTGTAAGCAAAGattcttttttatgtaaaaatgcctttatcaatatttatgatttaagtATGTAAAATTCCTCTGATATGTTATTCATTGGCAagaaaatcttttctttttgtgatggtaaaaaaaaataaaattcaagagATATTATTTTGTCAATAGAGTAACAGGTATCTAATGATATGGTTTTTAAATGCACCGCATATGGTGGTTAgtaaaaccctttttttttatcatgtctccattaaaaataaaaagattgtaATGTTATGCAATTAATAAATCATATAATCAAGTTAGTATGGTAAACTCACGAACAACTAACTTGGTTTAACAGAAATCCTTTGAGagtaagtgatttttttttctctctaaaaattAGGAGACCAAAGTGAGACTGAATCAAGGAGCCAAAGAGTATCTTAGTCCTATTAAATTTACATGTCACATATATAATTAACTCTTTGTTTCATCATCCTTATTCCTTAATGTatcaaagtttttattttttattttttgtatactGTTTTTGAAGAAGTGGAATACATAGTTTACCATGTTATTAGTGACAAGTCTGAGCACGAGGGCAGCCACTATAGCACCTAGAATTTGAGCAATCCAGTAGTATACGGCACGGAGCACAGAAATCCTGCCTCCAATGAGAGCACCAAATGTCACAGCTGGGTTGACATGGCCACCTGATACATGCATGCTAGAAGAAACAGCAGCAAATAGAGCAAATGCATGTGCAAGTGCAACTGCCAACAATTCACCAGCTGAGAAAGCTGAATCCTGGTAAATCTTAACTGCAACAAAGAGAAACCACACAAATAATCACCCTCACATCCACACACCAAAAAACTAATACCTATTCAGAACATGTATGCATTATATAATCCAAGATTAAATATCACCTTTAACTAAGCTgaacaagtttttttatatgGAAGATTAAGATAATGTCtagtaatgtatttttttattagtaggaATTGAAGACACTATCAGATGTAGGTTCATAATAATTTGCACATGCACTAATAATGTATGAGAATGACCTCagaaacacaataaaaaatttcaaagcacTTTTTATGTGAAGTATGAACCAAGATTGTGAATATATGTACAAACCCAAAGCAAGGCTAGAGCCTTCTCCAGCAAAGACAAAGATGAAAGTGGATGCAAATTCAGCCAAAGTGGCCCTCATGGAGTCTGGATGAGTGGCCTCATCAGCCCTTCCAAAAGAATATCTACGGGTTGCCATCACAGCAAAGCTCTCACTTGCACCCTTCTTAGAACTATAAGATTGTCACACAAACTTGTCTTTCAAAATAAATGATCCTTGTCCAGCTGAAGACTATATTCTTTCTTCAGAAAGGGGTTTGTTCTTTGCAGAAAATGAAGCAGAATGGAGATTTGAAGGTGAGGAATTATGAATTAAGAGAGGCTAAAATGAGGACACTTTTTGCATGGTTGAAAAGTGGAGTGATTGTGCTTATATGGGGAAACTAGGTGTTGAACTTAGTTGAGACACCTAGGTGTGTGAAATGCTACATGGTTTACACGTGGTGGTGTTGGTATGTGTTGGCTGCTTATTACAATTTGAGTCATTCTTGATTTCCTACACACATCTACATCAACAATCACCTGTGTTTGAATGCAGTGTTATGTTGATCCTGATTTTCTTAACAGGACAAAAACCAAGTGTAGCTACCAGCTATGCCTTGCGGTTGCGGTTTAAGAGGCTTTGTCTGACTCGTGTATTGAAGTTTGAGTTACTTTTATTAATGTTACATAATGCAAAAacaactatattttatttttgtattactaAAATCTaaacattaaatatgtttataacTGTATCAAAACATGtagaatttaataaattttacttattaattatatactttCTCAAAAACTATATGTCGTATATTTTCCTTCATCTTTCACTATGTTGCATTGCATCATACTCAACCTGTCGAAAGCAGAGGCTGCAAACTATTCTTGTGGATGAGGTGGACGTACGTGTCCAAGCCTAACTTTGCTTGTGGAGGGTACCCCATGTGAAGAAGCTTGACTAGCTCAAAATCTTTGGCCTAGTTCATGTTCATCATATTCTCAGACAACAGTTCTCGAGTTTGGTTAATTGTCGCACATAAAAATTTTGAGTAAATTACattgacattttaaaaaaaaattaaattgcacgtaacattta
The Glycine max cultivar Williams 82 chromosome 16, Glycine_max_v4.0, whole genome shotgun sequence genome window above contains:
- the LOC100804790 gene encoding acyl-carrier-protein phosphodiesterase PptH codes for the protein MVVRFNPSCLTLSHNPHHTTYFSKQVTVRSSYGKHMKSGGLGRRPQIVSSVLGNSNTEGVSVFVVSDLHTDYAENLKWVECLSNVKHKNDVLLVAGDVAETCSMFVVTMSLLKERFEHVFYVPGNHDLWCRREGQNYVDSLEKLNKLLDACERIGVETNPTVIDEIGIIPLFSWYHESFDKEKDITGFRIPSLEMACKDFYACKWPEGLSNGDMSLALYFDAMNDKQIDVIKEIQMACDHIITFSHFVPRQELCPEKRMLFYPKLPKIIGSDSLEDRIRSIHGAEGRKDASSCHVFGHTHFCWDAVVDGIRYVQAPLAYPRERKRRMNGGENWLPFCLYADNKFADRLNPCYWSDYYSANPRTPHNTKLAPWVARFYKQTETVDV
- the 100805863 gene encoding probable aquaporin TIP-type alpha, with amino-acid sequence MATRRYSFGRADEATHPDSMRATLAEFASTFIFVFAGEGSSLALVKIYQDSAFSAGELLAVALAHAFALFAAVSSSMHVSGGHVNPAVTFGALIGGRISVLRAVYYWIAQILGAIVAALVLRLVTNNMRPSGFHVGQGVGVGHMLILEIIMTFGLMYTVYGTAIDPKRGSVSNIAPLAIGLIVGANILVGGPFDGACMNPALAFGPSLVGWRWHQHWIFWVGPLIGAALAALVYEYVVIPTEPPHQHQPLAPEDY